Within the Pseudomonadota bacterium genome, the region TTTCGGTACCGAGGCAATAACGCTGATCAGGAATTTCGGATTGCATGACCTGCAGTTAAACAAACTTACCGCCGGCTGTTATTCCAACAATCTCGGTTCTGCCAAGGCATTTGAGAAAGCTGGATTTAAACGCGAAGCAGTGTTGTCAGATCATTATTGGACAGGCGATCAATGGGTTGACAGATGGTGTTATGCCTTTTGGGCAAATAATTCTCTCGCTGAGAACATATGAAAAAACAATCAGAGTCAAATATAGCTTTCATCCCAGCTCGTGGTGGATCAAAGCGTTTGCCAAAAAAAAATGTGATTGATTTTATGGGCCGACCAATGTTCGTCTACACCGTTGAATCAGCTCTTGAATCTGATCTTTTTGGAAAGGTTGTTGTTTCTTCTGATGATGATGAAATTCTGTCAATTTCAGAAGCAGCTGGCGCAGAGATCTCTGTGCGACCTCCTCATTTGGCAACTGATGAAGCTTCTGTTGTTGAGGTTTGCCTTGATCTGTTGGAAAACGAACGTGTTTCCGGAAGATTATGGAATGTAATGACCTGCCTTTACGCAACTGCGCCTTTAAGGGGGAGTGAAGATATAAGGAAAGTAGTAGAACTCATTGTTCCGGGAGAGTGTGAATTTGCAATGGCCGTGAGTCGTTATCATTTTCCGCCACAACAGGCTCTTACACGGGACAAGAAAGGGTTTCTTGTTCCGATGTGGCCAGACCTGGTAGCGAAACGTAGCCAGGATATCCCCTCGCTGGTAGTAGATAATGGTAGTACATATGCTACACTTGCCAAGGCATTTTTGCAGGAGAAAACTTTCTACGGGACAACACTTAAAGGAGTTGAGATGTCATGGGATAAGTCTGTAGATATCGATACACTAGCTGATTTGGAACTGGCATTATATTATGCATCAAAAGGAATAAGATGAAGATCCTGGTAGTAGGATGTGGTTCAATAGGTCGTAGACATGCTGTCAACGCCCGAAACTTCGCCGATGTTTCCCTAACGGATATTGACTCAAACACACTGGGAAAGGCTTCAAATGATTTGGGTATTAGAGGGTTCAAAACTCTTGAAGATGCTCTTTCTAATCATCCGGACGCTGTTGTTGTGGCGACCCCGCACCATAATCATCTCGAAGTTTCTTCGGCTGCAATAAATGCCGGATCACACGTGTTGATAGAAAAGCCCATATCGAACTCTCTCGATGGTGTTGAAAACCTCCTTACTCTCGCAAAAAAACAGGATCGACGAGTGCATGTAGTATGTAACATGCGATTTCATCCCGGAGTATCTGCCATTAGGGACCACCTTGCGGACGTTGGTCATGTCTATTTTGCCCGTGCACAATACGGTAACTGGCTCCCTTCGATGCGCCCAGGAGCTGACTATTCTCAACTTTATTGTGCCCGTAAAGAAACTGGGGGAGGGGTTATACTCGATGCCATTCATGAAATTGATTATCTGCAATGGCTTTTGGGGCCTGCAGATTCTACGATGTGTCATGCAGACAAGCTTTCCAATCTGGATGTCGATGTCGAAGACTATGCCGCTATCGTATTGGTCCACACAGGAGGTGCCAAGAGTGAAATTCATCTTGACTATTTGCAAAAGATAAAAATGCGAGGTTGTGTGATTGCTGGTGAGCACGGGACCTTGATCTGGCAGAGTGAAGGGAAAAAACCTGAAAAATGCACGGTCCGTTTTTATAAAGAATCAACAGCACAGTTTACGACTCTGGTTGATTTGGATGATGTCGATCTGAATGAACCCTATCGGAAGATGATGGAGAGTTTTGTTGCTTCTGTCTCGGGAAAAGATATCCCGGACCTGTTGGGAGGAAAAGAGGCATTGATTGACTTGAAAGTTGCTCTTGCTGCGAAACTTTTTTCTGAAAAACACAGAACTATGAAGATTGACAATTTTGGTGAAAATAGATGAGTTTGAGCTTAGGCTTATCAAAGCGTTATGAAAAAAGTGAAGCTCTTTTGAAAAGAGCCGAACGTTGTATTCCTCTTGGAACACAGACTTTCTCCAAGAGCTATCTTCAGTCTCCTAGGGGCGTGTCGCCACAGTTTTTAACAAAAGGCAAAGGTGCCCGGGTCTGGGATGTCGACGGCAACGAGTATGTTGACATGGTTTGTGGATTACTGCCAGTTATTCTTGGTTATTCGGATCCGGATGTCGACCAAGCAATTCGGGATCAGCTTGCAAGAGGCATCTCCTTCAGTTTGGCGACAGAGCTTGAGATTCAACTCGCCGAAAAACTTACAGAGATACTTCCATGTGCCGAGATGGTTCGTTTCGGTAAAAATGGTTCTGATGCAACCTCTGCAGCAGTTCGATTGGCACGTGCAGTGACTGGCCGTGACAGGATTGCCTGTTGTGGATATCATGGATGGCAGGATTGGTATATTGGAACTACTGTCAGGAATAAAGGGATTCCTGATGCTGTATGCAAGTTGACTCATCGCTTCCCATACAACGACCTAGATGCTCTTGAACGACTGCTTGTCTCTCATCCCAAGCAATTTGCCGCCGTTATCATGGAGCCCATGAATGTTGATTGGCCAGCTGAAAGTTACCTTCCTGGAGTGCGGGAACTGGCCCATAAACATGGAGCGCTTTTTGTTCTTGATGAAATTATTTCTGGTTTTCGTTTTGCAATGGGGGGAGCGCAGGAATTATTTGGTGTAATCCCGGATCTGGCTGCTTTCGGAAAATCAATGGGTAACGGCATGCCAATTTCCGTTATTGCTGGGAAAGCGGAATACATGCGTGTTATGGAGGATATTTTCTTTTCGTTTACCTTTGGCGGCGAGGCTCTTTCTCTGGCAGCAGCACTTGCCGTTATCGATAAACTTGAAAGAGAAGATGGAATTGCCCGTTTACGCATGAAAGGCGAACGTTTGAATGATGGAGTCCGTGATCTGATTCAGGAAGTGAAAATGCAAGACTATATTCAACTTAAAGGGCATCCCTCGTGGACGATAATTGAGTTTTCAGACCATCCTCTTGCAAGCAAGGAAGCAATGAAGACGTTGTTCATTTTGGAAATGCAGAAACAGGGGGTGCTGATTCGTA harbors:
- a CDS encoding aminotransferase class III-fold pyridoxal phosphate-dependent enzyme, with the protein product MSLSLGLSKRYEKSEALLKRAERCIPLGTQTFSKSYLQSPRGVSPQFLTKGKGARVWDVDGNEYVDMVCGLLPVILGYSDPDVDQAIRDQLARGISFSLATELEIQLAEKLTEILPCAEMVRFGKNGSDATSAAVRLARAVTGRDRIACCGYHGWQDWYIGTTVRNKGIPDAVCKLTHRFPYNDLDALERLLVSHPKQFAAVIMEPMNVDWPAESYLPGVRELAHKHGALFVLDEIISGFRFAMGGAQELFGVIPDLAAFGKSMGNGMPISVIAGKAEYMRVMEDIFFSFTFGGEALSLAAALAVIDKLEREDGIARLRMKGERLNDGVRDLIQEVKMQDYIQLKGHPSWTIIEFSDHPLASKEAMKTLFILEMQKQGVLIRSSHNICLALTEEDETHVVSAWEKFLLVLAEELDKKHDIPLENRLGCDLVRPVFSVR
- a CDS encoding Gfo/Idh/MocA family oxidoreductase encodes the protein MKILVVGCGSIGRRHAVNARNFADVSLTDIDSNTLGKASNDLGIRGFKTLEDALSNHPDAVVVATPHHNHLEVSSAAINAGSHVLIEKPISNSLDGVENLLTLAKKQDRRVHVVCNMRFHPGVSAIRDHLADVGHVYFARAQYGNWLPSMRPGADYSQLYCARKETGGGVILDAIHEIDYLQWLLGPADSTMCHADKLSNLDVDVEDYAAIVLVHTGGAKSEIHLDYLQKIKMRGCVIAGEHGTLIWQSEGKKPEKCTVRFYKESTAQFTTLVDLDDVDLNEPYRKMMESFVASVSGKDIPDLLGGKEALIDLKVALAAKLFSEKHRTMKIDNFGENR
- a CDS encoding acylneuraminate cytidylyltransferase family protein, whose amino-acid sequence is MKKQSESNIAFIPARGGSKRLPKKNVIDFMGRPMFVYTVESALESDLFGKVVVSSDDDEILSISEAAGAEISVRPPHLATDEASVVEVCLDLLENERVSGRLWNVMTCLYATAPLRGSEDIRKVVELIVPGECEFAMAVSRYHFPPQQALTRDKKGFLVPMWPDLVAKRSQDIPSLVVDNGSTYATLAKAFLQEKTFYGTTLKGVEMSWDKSVDIDTLADLELALYYASKGIR